One window of Thermoplasma sp. Kam2015 genomic DNA carries:
- a CDS encoding twin-arginine translocase TatA/TatE family subunit, producing the protein MLDSAIEWLIVIVAILVLFGSAKKVPELAKNIGRATGEFKRGQMEVEEEIRKAMYSKTPSAQSNPANGVDYIAVAKTMGIDTEGKSTEELKAEIQEKLQHAQ; encoded by the coding sequence ATGCTTGATTCAGCCATTGAATGGTTAATAGTCATCGTTGCGATTCTAGTTCTTTTTGGAAGTGCAAAGAAGGTTCCAGAACTGGCAAAGAATATAGGCAGAGCTACAGGAGAATTCAAGAGGGGCCAGATGGAGGTCGAAGAAGAGATAAGAAAGGCCATGTACTCCAAAACACCATCAGCCCAGTCTAATCCAGCCAATGGGGTAGATTACATCGCCGTGGCAAAAACCATGGGTATAGATACTGAGGGCAAGAGCACAGAGGAGCTCAAGGCAGAGATACAGGAAAAACTCCAGCATGCCCAGTGA